GGCCCGGGCGACAGCTTGGCCAGCAAGGTGTGCGTAGGGGGCTCTCTCTGGTGGCAGAGCAGGCCCCAACGCCCTCTGTCTTAGAAGCAGGGCAAAACCAGGGTGTTGTGAACGCCTTTGAGATCAGGGGAGGCTGTGAATGACAACACCAACCACAAAGGAACAAGCCGAGTGCAGAGTCACCGCAAAGATAACTGGCACTTAGTGAGCATTTACGATGTGCCTAAAACAGTGGAGAACGGGGTCACCGTGATGGGGTCAGAGCAGTCACGATCCATCCTCGGGAGCCACCTTTTAGGTGTATTTCCTCATAATAACCTATTACTATCACCGGCTCCTGCTGGcagatggaaactgaggcacagaggagtgGAGTGTTGGCAAGACTGCCCAGTCAGTGATAGAGACAGAACTCACCCCCAGGCCAGTTGCTCTTCGCCATGCAAATTAGCAGAAGCGctgggttgggggtgggcaggACACAACCGAGAGTGGCAGCTCTCAAAGTGTGGACCGGCTGCAACACATCACCTGGGGGTCCCTTAGAAACGCCAACGATCGCACCCCACCCCGGACACTCCAGACCAGGAGTCTGGGGACAGGGCCAGCAGCCTATCGTTAAAAAGCCCTCCAGTCCATGCCCATACCCTCAAGATGGAGAAGAGCTGGCCTAGAAGATGAGGGGTGGGCTGGGTGGTCAGAGAGAATTTTCCGCAGATGTGAGAGACCTGTCCAGGCCCTTTCTCCCGGGAACTGAGGCTTCCTTGCTCTCCGCCAGTAGAGGGCTGGGGCCATAGCACCCCTATGGGGCTGAGAAGGGCTCTGGAGCCTCCCAAGACCTCCGGAATAAGGCATTTGCCCTGGAGGCCCTgacacctcctcctccctcagcctaGCGTCAGAGGTGAAACCCCAGAGCCAGAGGGTGTGGGAAGGATTGGTAGCAGGGATCTAACTAGCTCTGTAAACGATGACGATGGCAGCCTCAGCCACTGATTAACAACACCCAACCctggcctccccagcctcctttTGGGGGAGCCTCAGTGGCCAGGGGATGGCTGGCCAATAGGAAGAATGCTGGGATAGGATTCCAGAACATACGAGACTAGTACAAGAGGAAGAAGCTACTAACAGCACCAGAAGCAGTATTAGAGACTCCTCCATAAGAAAAAAGCCTTGCCTGGTTTCACGGGACTCATGTCTGACTTTCTCTATCACATGTGGATGCTTAGAGAAAACTAGAAGGTCACGTTGGGGGCCCCACACTCAGTACCCTCACCGAATCAAGGCCCCTTCCTCAGCAGGATGGAGAGCTTCAGGTTGACCGTGGCCCTAGGGCAAGTGCTAGTCCCAAGGGTGAGGGTCTTGAGAGAGCGAGCATGTTCCGGAATGTTCCATCCTGGCCTCTCTAGGGGTGTGGGAAAGGGAGCTAGACCAAAGTCCACATGTCTGAAGGGACCAGTTCTGCCAAAGTGAAGAAAAGCAGACAGCCTGTGTCATGACTCCTAGACAGGCCCAGCCTACCAGGGCCACCCCACCCTGGCAGGGAGCACACTCACCCAGGCAGCGAGGAATCAGTTCCCATAGGAACTAGGAACTGCAGTGGCCCCCTCCCCCACGGCCTCCTCCTGATTTGGGAGCTCTATCAAGTGGCAAGGCTGTGTGCTGCCTGGGACAATGCAAGGCGACAGGAGAGGGCCCTGGGGGAGCAGACTGGAGAGGGATCCCTAACCATCTCCAAGAGGGCTGGGCCCAGGGACAGAGGGGCTTAGGCTTGGGCCCACAAGGGTTCAGGTTGTGTAAACACATACTCAacacacctgcacacatgcaACACAGAGTACCCATGCACATCGCATACATACAACATACCACACATCAACACTGGCTACACCTCTGACCTTTGGTCTGGCCTCTGATGGAATTTCTCTTATAGGCCTggactgggcctcaccaggggaTAGCAAAGAGCAAAGCAAAGCAGCCAGCTCACCAGGCAGTTCAGAGAACACAGGGTTCCCTATCTCTACCATCCACCCTGTGGGAGGGCAGCCCCATGGCTTCCCTGCGGCCCCCAAACTCCACATTCCCCAGGAAGCCCTTCTGGGAGCATCCAACCTGAAATCTTCCCGTTGTCCTCACAACACACCTACGCCTCCCACTGCTGGCCATAGGCAGCATCTCCCACCTGGCTCACCCTTTCAACACCCTCTTCCTCCTTAggcccctttcccctcccccagcccacatTTACAGCCCACACCTCAGCCAGCCTTGGCCTATGGAACAAGCAGTGGATCTGGAACCCAACGACCTTGGGCAAATCGTTTTGCTACTCCGATAGCCTTATCTACTAAACGGAAATGAGAGCTTCTAAGAATAGAGTTAAATGAGATCAGAGGAAAGCACCCAGCAGAGAGCTTGGTCACCAGCAGGGGCCATCAGCTACCTCTTCctcccgcaccccccaccccgccctcacACAGGTCATCATGGAAGCCTGGGTGAAGGGTGTGAACCCCAAAGGCAACTCCACCAACCCCAGCAACTGGGACTTCGGCAGCAGTTTCTTCTTTGCAGGCACGGTTGTCACCACCATAGGTAAAGGGTCGGGGTGGGGAAGGGCCTCCCCAAAGCCCCTGTCTTGGTTTTGGGCTCCCCAGAGCAGACACTGAGACCAGGATGTGGTTTTATCTAGGAGATGATTCCAGGAAGTGCAAGTCGAGAAGCGGGAACGAGTCAAAAGTGGGAACATaggacaggaaaagaaaagaggcagcgAGGTTCACACTGATGAGCAGGGTCCTAGTTCGGGCCACTGGCCTCGCTCCCCCTGGGACCCTCTGAGAGGCCAAGCAGAGCCCCAGCCTTAGCACGGTGCCTTGAGGAGCGAGGAAGCGGGGCTACTTAGCTACGGACTCCGGCCCTTGCTGGCTGAGAGCTGATCCTGGATGAGCCAACTCTCCAGTACTTGAAACTCGCCCACAGACCAAGCCAAActcccagggagagagagatgcagggacTTGGGATGGAGAGCCACACCTGTGTGTACAGGAACAGCCCCCCAAGCTGCAGGTGGTATCCCAGGTGTCCCGAGGGCACAGATCACCAACAGCATCTGCTACACCCCCTCACCTAGAAAACCCATGCCACCTCTCCCAAGGAAGCCCCCAGACCCCCCGATACTCATGGTTTCCCCATCcattcaattcagttcaattctaCACATCTTCCTTGAGTTTGGGTGAAAACTGAAGCGGAGGGAGTTGGATCAGACCCAGGCAGGCTCAGACCTCCAGGAGCCTCTGATCCAATGAAGAGGAATAAGATAAGCACACAAAAAACAATAGTACAGGGCAACTTAGACAATTAGACAGGAATGACATTAAGCACTATGGGGAATCACTTCTAGTAGAGAGGAGGAGGGTGGCAGTCAGGAGGGCTTCCTAGAGGCAGTGTCATTGGAGATGGGCCCTCCAAGACAAGCAGGAGTCTTACAAATAGAGATCATtctagtgggggggggggggaagaaggtTCTTGGAAACAGAGGAGCTTCCCCTCTACCCCCCAGAGGTAATAGAAGACCACCCTCTGCTACAGTCTGTGGGGGAGGCAGTTCTGAACTCTCGCTTCTCCACATTTGCACCCTCCTCCTTGCCCTGTAGGATATGGCAACCTGGCACCCAGCACGGAGGCAGGCCAGGTCTTCTGTGTCTTCTACGCCTTGGTGGGCATCCCACTCAACGCGATCTTCCTCAACCACTTGGGTGCAGGGCTGCACGCCCACCTGGCTACCCTCGAGAGGTGGGAGGAGCAGCCCAGGCGCTCCCAGGTAGGGCCCCTTCCTCCTTACAGTCCTGCTGGGATGAGCTCTGTTGAGGGGTGAAAATAGAAGTTGACACTGAGCCACAGTTCGGCGGGCAGGGTCTGAGGGGTAGATACTTGTGGAGGAAAGGGTTACGCGGAAGCAGAAGCTGAATTGTGATCAGGCTGGAACAAAGACTTGGACAGGCCCCTCATTCTGCAGCACGTGTGTGGCCATCAGAGGGGTCCCACAAGGGGGCTGAACTGGCCAGAGCCATATGCTGGCCTCAATCACACACCGGGTGGCCTCCCTGGGAAGGGTGTGCCCTTGGGCCAGGCACTTCTCTGTAGCCAAGGTATGCCTCAAAGATGCTCAGAGCTGGAGGCCACTGGCTGACGGCTGGTCCACAAGGTCTTCTTTGAAGGGGGATCTGGGTGGTGCATCTCTGTGGTCATCCTAGAACTCCAGCCCCGTTGAAAATAAACTCCAAGCCACCCAGCACTCCCCCAGGGCCCACCCCCTTGGCCAGCCCCTTGCAAAGCCAGGCTCAGTAAGGGAGGGCAGAGGTGCAGAGGAATCTGGGATAGTTCAGATGGCCGTCCTCCATCCCAGATCTGAGTCCCCAGGAGGCCTGACCAGATGTGACCCTCAGGCCCAAAGGAGTCTCCAAATTCCAACCTGACCCACTCATGAAATCCCTCTGACCAAATATTTCCCTGGCCTGAGCAAAAGCGCACACACAGAATACAACCACCAGCCCAAAGGTCTCCAGGCCAAAAAAGGGAACGTGGCCATGGCCCAGCTCCACTCCCAGATTTGtctcccccctcctccatccTGGGGCGTTCCAAGTAGACTCAGACACAGACTCTCTTGTTCCCAGCTGCTGCAGATCCTAGGCCTGGCTCTGTTCCTGaccctggggacactggtcatTCTCATCTGCCCACCCATGGTCTTCAGCCACGTGGAGGGCTGGAGCTTCGGGGAAGGCTTCTACTTCGCCTTCATCACTCTCAGCACCATCGGTTTCGGGGACTATGTTGTCGGTGAGAACAAGGCGGTCACGTATCTCCGGGCAGGGGCCGCAGGGattgggggggatggggagatgTCAGCAGGAGGTAAGTAGTGAGAATCAGATGATAGTCCCTGGTTCTTTGAGGGCAACAAATGGTTTGTGAGGCCTCTGGGGATTATCACAATATCCTTAGACATCGGTGGCCCCGGGACCCATGACCCTCTCCCCCAGGGACCTCCACTGCAGATCCTTGGTATGGAGATGCCGGCAGGGACCCCTGTGGCATTTATCATGTCTCCTTCCCTTGCCAGGCACGGACCCCAGCAAGCATTACATCTCCGTGTACCGGAGCCTGGCCGCCATCTGGATCCTCCTGGGCCTGGCATGGCTGGCGCTGATCCTCCCACTAGGCCCCCTGCTTCTACACAGGTGCTCCCAGCTCTGGCTTCTCAGCAGGGGACTCAGCCTCAAGGACGGAGGAGCCCCCGAGATGGATGGGCTCCCCAGACCTCAGAAGATCCCCATCTCTGCATGAGGTCTCCAGTGGCCCCAGGAGCTCctcctgcttcccccaccccacccctgtatGCCTTCTGGACTTCCTGTTCCATGTCTTTCCCCACTCCCTTCCCAGCCAGGGCTGGCCTCAGGAGCTCTCCAGAGAGCAAAGGAGGTGGGATGTCCAAGCAAGTTACTGCAAGGGGTTGGAGGACAGGATGAATGACAGATGTGTGTGGAGTGAGACGTGTGTTGCTGTCCCAAAGGCCCTCGCCCAAGTGTGAATCCAGACATGGATCACTCTGGCCAAATCTCCGTGGTGCCCTCCCTGTGTCCCCCCACCCAGGAGACTTCATACAGGTCTGCAAACAAAGGGTGACTTTATTTTCAGCTCATTTGATACAAGCACAAAGTGATGGCTCAGGCCCCCACCCCACTGTGTGGAGAGAGCCAGGCTCTGGGAGACCCAACAGTGAAAGCTCCTGCTCTCCGTGCACGTTTCGTCCACCAGAAGGACTAGACAAGCAGAGAGGTCCCAACCCGGTACCAAGATGCTATGATGGGGTAGAGGGGTCTGACAAGAGCCCATGGGGGTGACTAGCAGGGAAGGTCAAGGAGAGAGGCTGGGCAAGGACTTTGGAGCATCTACGTGCAAACAGGATTATCCGCCCTCAGGAAGCCGACAGCTGCTTCTCAAAGCAGTTCCCCTTGCCCAGAGGTCTAGAGCTCTCCGTCAACAAGGCGGAGCTCCTGGGTGTCCCACCTACTTTCCTGAGTGTGGCCTCCCCTGATTCCTCAGGACACCCCTTGACCTCATCACCCCCTCTGAGCACCTGTCTTAAGAGCCTTTCCAAACACACcctgggaagacagggagccAGCAGATCCCAAGAGATCCCCAGGAAACGAGCTCCATGGAGGCCAGGCCTCCTTTGGGAATGTGCTCTGCAGCCCTGGCCTTTCTCCTACGGGACTGTGACATCTCtggccagaaggagaggagagattgAGACCAGTCCACCCAAAGCCCAACCTCATCGAGGACTCCAGacctctgcccctacctctgcCATCAAGGCAGGCCCACAAATGGCTGGGAAGGCCCTGGACAGGACTGAGGCAAGGCCGCAAAGCAGAGGAGGCTGAGATGGGACGCACAGGGAAGGATCTACAGCAGCAAGAGACCTGACCTCTTGTAGACAAGATCTACACCCCGGGACTTGCTGATATGGAGAAGAAGCCTGGGAAACTGAAGATCCCCCAGGGGACTCCTTCATGCCCTGGACCCTTCCTccaggaagggaggtggggagcctCTTCAGAAGCAGGGAATGGACAAGCCCACTGGTCAAGGATCCTCTTGCCTCCCAGATTCATAGGCAAGTGGTGATCAGCTGGGCTCCCTCAACTTTGTACACAGGGGGAAGGGGGGTGTTTCAAGAGCTCCAGGGAGGACCTGACAGGTGGCAAGTCCTTGGTGATAGTCCCAAGGTCCAGGAACTTAGGCTGGGGCCCTGAGACAATAAAGTTGGCTTTTACTTTCTCTTCCTGCGGCGTGCAGTCTCCAGGAGTCCCTCCCACTGCTTGCTGCAGTAGGACAGCTGAGGCCCCCTGGGTCTCGGGCCTGGGTCACCCCGCAGCCCGGCCTTTCTCCCCGAGCTGGGCCTGGGGGGTGCGCCCTCCACACACACTCGAGGCGGAGCCAGATGCCCACAGCTCCGGCCTCGTTTTGTCCCTGGGATTGGATCCCGCTGCGGGGTGGGGCCGGGCTGTCCCATTCCCGGGCAAGCCTCCTGGGCTGAGAAGACGGGGCGCAGGCAGGCGGTGGCCGGTGGCCGGTGGCCGGTGGCCGCGAGGGGAGCAGCCGAGCCCGCGCGCCCGCCCTGTGCGCCGCCGGGTCCATGGTTCCAGGCGCCGGGCTCCCCGCCTCCCCGGCGCTGTGCGGACCGCGAGCccgagcggcggcggcgcgggaccCCAGGGCCCCGGAGTGCGCGGTGCCGGGcacgctgctgctgctgctcgccTACCTGGCCTACCTGGCCCTGGGCGCCGGCGTGTTCTGGGTGCTGGAGAGCCCCGCGGCGCGCGACTCCAGCGCGAGGTTCCAGCGCGACAAGTGGGCTCTGCTGCGGAACTTCACGTGCCTGGACGGCCCGGCGCTGGACTCGCTGATCCGGGTCAGGGGCGagcgcggcggggggcgcggggggggctCTGGGGCAGTGAgggcgccggggggggggggattgctGGGGGGCCACGGGGGGCGtggggcaaggggaggggggagggttggggggcTCGCGGGGGGGGGGCTAGCAGATGGATggaggttcccccccccccccccgcccccggctcgcGCAAGCCACCCCCGACTGGGGCCCGCCCGAACCGGGCATGCTTTAACGTCCCGGGACCCCCCTCGTTCCCCGGGCCCCACAGCCCAACCCCTGGCCCCAAATCCCCAGCCCGCAGTCCCGGTGCCGAGTCTGAGTCCTTGGAGTCTGAGTCCCAGAGCGGCCCACCCGAAGGCAATCCCCAGAAGGCAGCAGGCGAATGTTTCTGGGGGGAAGTGAGCAGGCACTGGAGCAGCGGTAGAGTCCTGAGCCCTTGGACCTGCCGCCGGGGCAGGGGAAGGACTGTCCCTGCTAAGGACCTGGGGTGGcgcctccacccacccacccccacctctacaCTTTCACAAATACACAGGACTGCCTGGTCCTGGAGGCTGGGCAGCAGCCCCTTCGCAGAGGTGGCCAACCTCCCTTCCCGCAGCCTCCGCCCGGGCAAGATGACAATGAGGACAATGACAGCAATGAGTGCTTCTGTGGAGCAGTCACTGTGTGTCAAGCATTGTTCTGGGGAGATTAACTTGTATTAACTCATTTTGTCCTCACCTGCCTCACAGGTAGGTACCATTTCATCATCCCATTTTCtgagataaagaaactgaggctcaaagaggttaaataCAACGACCTGGCTGCATAGGCAGGGAGCTGGGCCTGTTAACCACCAAGATGGGGCTCAGAAGGGATCTGAGGGAAGAAGGGTGTTCCCCAAAGTTCCAGCAGGGCTTTCATCTCCAGAGGCTTCTCTTCCAACCTCTCGTGCTCCACTCACACGTCACACCTCCCTGAACCACGCTGTGGCTTCCAGCATGCCCAAGATAAGGGTCTGGTGTCTCCAGCCCAGACCTCCCCCTGAGTACATGCAacttccttgggatccctgggtggcgcagcggtttagcgcctgcctttggcccagggcgagatcctggagacccaggatcgaatcccacgtcgggctcccggtgcatggagcctgcttctccctctgcctgtgtctctgcctctctctctctctctgtatcataaataaattaaaaaaaaaaaaaaaaagccttagatTCCCCCAAGGTCAGGAGCAAGCAGCCCTCCTCCTCCCAACCCCGACCCTCCACCTATTCCCTGCATCCACACACTCTCACGGTGCTCTTAGAGGCTTCCCTCACTACCCCCACCAAATAGGACCAGAGGCCTAGGCTTCTGagcatttcttctctgttcctcctGGACCACTTGGGGCCAGGATACAGGCCCTCTCCCTCACTCACCCCTGCAAGAGTCTCTCCACTTCTGGTCTGCTAACACCTTGCTGCCAGCTGCCAGGGAAAACACAAACCTGATCTTGCCTCCTCTTTGCTGGGTGACCTTCAGAGAGGCCTGCTGCTCCATCCCTGGCACGGCAGAGCCAAGCATGGCGTGGCTCCGGGCTGCCTTTCAGTCTCCCTGTACTAGATCCCAGGCCCCGTCCTGCCCCACAGGCTCTGCCCACCGGGGCCCATCTCCCTAAATGGCCTTCCAGTAGAAACAGTCCTTTTTGCCTATCAAAGAAGGCTCAACTAAACCATCACCCCCACCATGAAGCCTTCTGCCTCTATATCCATCAGAATGAACACCCTTCCTCTCTGTGTTCCCGGGCTCCTATTATTATATCTGTAACAGTGATGGTGATGGCAGCTGCTAACATTTACcatgtcccaggcactgttctaagtctACACCGAATACCTCATTTCACCCACCCAA
The Canis aureus isolate CA01 chromosome 7, VMU_Caureus_v.1.0, whole genome shotgun sequence genome window above contains:
- the KCNK16 gene encoding potassium channel subfamily K member 16, which codes for MPQARLCSCRGGRVLPLLLAYVCYLLLGATVFQLLEKQAEAQSRDQFQFEKLRFLENYTCLDQRALEQFVQVIMEAWVKGVNPKGNSTNPSNWDFGSSFFFAGTVVTTIGYGNLAPSTEAGQVFCVFYALVGIPLNAIFLNHLGAGLHAHLATLERWEEQPRRSQLLQILGLALFLTLGTLVILICPPMVFSHVEGWSFGEGFYFAFITLSTIGFGDYVVGTDPSKHYISVYRSLAAIWILLGLAWLALILPLGPLLLHRCSQLWLLSRGLSLKDGGAPEMDGLPRPQKIPISA